The following coding sequences lie in one Spinacia oleracea cultivar Varoflay chromosome 1, BTI_SOV_V1, whole genome shotgun sequence genomic window:
- the LOC110785763 gene encoding serine carboxypeptidase-like 45 isoform X2, with translation MSWLAKKAMLMLVLVLIGITLTSGVMMMETDKITRLPGQPPVDFQHYSGYITISAAAAAHNQQHQTNQKALFYYFAEAQIDPLTKPLVLWLNGGPGCSSLGVGAFSENGPFRPTANRLVTNHYSWNKARDNLAFLQKWFLKFPHYQNRSLFITGESYAGHYVPQLAELMLQHNNNKENMFNLKGIALGNPVLEFATDFNSRAEFFWSHGLISDSTYNVFTWACNYSRYVGEYYRGFVSPMCSKVMSLVSRETSRFVDKYDVTLDVCLPSIFSQSKLLTPHQVGETIDVCVEDEMLRYLNRRDVQKALHASLVGVNSWTVCSKTLDYEMLDLEKPTIHIIGNLIKAGIPVLVYSGDQDSVVPLTGSRTLVKRLANELKLNTSVPYRVWFVGMQVGGWTEVHGDVLSFATIRGASHEAPFSQPQRSLVLFKSFLEGKPLPEIF, from the exons ATGAGTTGGCTAGCAAAGAAAGCAATGTTAATGTTGGTCCTTGTTTTAATCGGAATAACATTAACAAGTGGTGTAATGATGATGGAGACTGACAAAATAACAAGATTACCAGGGCAGCCTCCTGTCGATTTCCAGCATTACTCTGGTTATATAACCatttctgctgctgctgctgctcataatcaacaacatcaaaccaACCAAAAAGCTCTTTTTTACTACTTTGCTGAAGCTCAAATTGATCCTCTTACTAAACCTCTTGTTCTCTGGCTTAATGGAGGACCTGGTTGTTCATCACTTGGTGTTGGTGCTTTCTCTGAAAATGGTCCTTTTCGCCCTACCGCTAATCGCCTCGTTACCAATCACTACAGTTGGAACAAAG CCAGGGACAATCTCGCGTTTCTGCAAAAATGGTTTCTCAAGTTCCCACATTATCAGAACAGGAGCTTGTTCATTACTGGGGAAAGCTATGCTG GTCATTATGTTCCCCAACTTGCTGAACTCATGCttcaacacaacaacaacaaggaaAACATGTTCAACTTGAAAGGAATTGCA TTGGGTAATCCAGTTCTGGAGTTCGCAACTGATTTCAATTCGCGGGCAGAGTTTTTCTGGTCTCATGGATTGATATCTGATTCCACTTACAATGTGTTTACTTGGGCTTGTAACTATTCACGTTATGTGGGGGAATATTACAGAGGATTTGTGTCACCAATGTGTTCAAAGGTGATGAGTTTAGTAAGCAGAGAAACCAGCAGATTTGTTGATAAATATGATGTTACCTTGGATGTTTGCTTGCCTTCTATATTCTCTCAATCCAAGCTCCTTACTCCCCAT CAAGTTGGTGAGACAATAGACGTTTGCGTGGAGGATGAAATGTTGAGATATTTAAATAGGCGAGATGTGCAAAAAGCCCTACATGCTTCTCTTGTAGGAGTGAATTCATGGACTGTTTGTAGCAA AACCCTGGATTACGAAATGCTTGACCTGGAGAAACCAACAATACATATTATTGGAAATCTCATAAAAGCAGGAATTCCTGTACTGGTATACAG TGGGGATCAAGATTCAGTGGTTCCTCTGACTGGAAGTAGAACACTAGTTAAAAGGCTGGCTAATGAGCTAAAACTAAACACAAGCGTACCTTACAGAGTCTGGTTTGTGGGGATGCAG GTTGGGGGTTGGACGGAAGTGCACGGAGATGTCCTATCATTTGCCACAATAAGGGGAGCATCTCATGAAGCTCCATTTTCTCAGCCTCAAAGATCCCTTGTTTTGTTTAAATCCTTTTTGGAGGGTAAGCCTCTCCCTGAAATATTCTGA
- the LOC110785765 gene encoding protein NEOXANTHIN-DEFICIENT 1 isoform X1: MEAAVETKTCSGYGKPPWSFKGRALYQFHLVKSDLARSLIPKEFTLVEAFGYTLGGFFLANYDHTPAGVFDELVVIAGIVWNPPTSCAWASKVLVNSNEACIHGRREVGLPSDVARFTKRLAANARAEESRGNRFLNMIGLGPAKPSSRFHLDTQVTQITSPVNFSINLLSSVPEKNSKGWLGPVINMSLPSFSGRTEYNPNLLKYSCQIECRVRVVQPLEISRLSPTDAEDQSSDSTQQDMEDTTEKRRRLSLSVMLSKPILALEFNCLNMNVEHPLIISQ, translated from the exons ATGGAAGCTGCTGTTGAAACTAAAACTTGTAGTGGTTATGGCAAACCCCCTTGGAGTTTCAAAGGCAG GGCCCTATATCAATTCCATCTTGTCAAGTCTGATCTCGCTCGATCTCTCATTCCCAAAGAGTTCACTTTAGTTGAAGCTTTTGG ATACACACTTGGTGGCTTCTTTCTTGCTAACTATGATCACACCCCTGCTGGAGTCTTCGACGAG TTAGTGGTGATTGCGGGAATTGTTTGGAATCCACCGACATCTTGCGC ATGGGCGTCCAAGGTTCTTGTGAACAGCAACGAGGCATGCATTCATGGAAGAAGG GAAGTGGGGCTTCCAAGCGATGTTGCTAGGTTTACAAAG AGACTCGCAGCAAATGCAAGGGCAGAGGAAAGCAGAGGTAATCGGTTCCTGAACATGATTGGTTTAGGTCCTGCAAAGCCTAGTTCAAGGTTTCATTTGGATACTCAAGTGACTCAAATAACTAGCCCGGTGAATTTCAGTATCAATCTCCTGAGTTCCG TGCCTGAGAAGAATTCCAAAGGATGGCTGGGTCCGGTCATCAATATGTCACTTCCAAGCTTTAG TGGAAGAACTGAATATAATCCCAACCTTCTGAAATACTCTTGCCAAATTGAGTGCAG GGTGCGCGTAGTACAACCACTTGAGATATCTAGGCTATCTCCTACAGATGCAGAAGACCAGAGTTCAGATTCTACACAGCAAGATATGGAAGACACCACAGAAAAAAGAAGACGTTTGAGTCTTTCTGTGATGTTATCAAAGCCGATACTGGCTTTGGAATTCAATTGTTTGAACATGAATGTTGAACATCCCCTTATCATTTCTCAATGA
- the LOC110785765 gene encoding protein NEOXANTHIN-DEFICIENT 1 isoform X3, protein MEAAVETKTCSGYGKPPWSFKGRALYQFHLVKSDLARSLIPKEFTLVEAFGYTLGGFFLANYDHTPAGVFDELVVIAGIVWNPPTSCAWASKVLVNSNEACIHGRREVGLPSDVARFTKRLAANARAEESRGNRFLNMIGLGPAKPSSRFHLDTQVTQITSPVNFSINLLSSVPEKNSKGWLGPVINMSLPSFRVRVVQPLEISRLSPTDAEDQSSDSTQQDMEDTTEKRRRLSLSVMLSKPILALEFNCLNMNVEHPLIISQ, encoded by the exons ATGGAAGCTGCTGTTGAAACTAAAACTTGTAGTGGTTATGGCAAACCCCCTTGGAGTTTCAAAGGCAG GGCCCTATATCAATTCCATCTTGTCAAGTCTGATCTCGCTCGATCTCTCATTCCCAAAGAGTTCACTTTAGTTGAAGCTTTTGG ATACACACTTGGTGGCTTCTTTCTTGCTAACTATGATCACACCCCTGCTGGAGTCTTCGACGAG TTAGTGGTGATTGCGGGAATTGTTTGGAATCCACCGACATCTTGCGC ATGGGCGTCCAAGGTTCTTGTGAACAGCAACGAGGCATGCATTCATGGAAGAAGG GAAGTGGGGCTTCCAAGCGATGTTGCTAGGTTTACAAAG AGACTCGCAGCAAATGCAAGGGCAGAGGAAAGCAGAGGTAATCGGTTCCTGAACATGATTGGTTTAGGTCCTGCAAAGCCTAGTTCAAGGTTTCATTTGGATACTCAAGTGACTCAAATAACTAGCCCGGTGAATTTCAGTATCAATCTCCTGAGTTCCG TGCCTGAGAAGAATTCCAAAGGATGGCTGGGTCCGGTCATCAATATGTCACTTCCAAGCTTTAG GGTGCGCGTAGTACAACCACTTGAGATATCTAGGCTATCTCCTACAGATGCAGAAGACCAGAGTTCAGATTCTACACAGCAAGATATGGAAGACACCACAGAAAAAAGAAGACGTTTGAGTCTTTCTGTGATGTTATCAAAGCCGATACTGGCTTTGGAATTCAATTGTTTGAACATGAATGTTGAACATCCCCTTATCATTTCTCAATGA
- the LOC110785765 gene encoding protein NEOXANTHIN-DEFICIENT 1 isoform X2, which produces MEAAVETKTCSGYGKPPWSFKGRALYQFHLVKSDLARSLIPKEFTLVEAFGYTLGGFFLANYDHTPAGVFDELVVIAGIVWNPPTSCAWASKVLVNSNEACIHGRRRLAANARAEESRGNRFLNMIGLGPAKPSSRFHLDTQVTQITSPVNFSINLLSSVPEKNSKGWLGPVINMSLPSFSGRTEYNPNLLKYSCQIECRVRVVQPLEISRLSPTDAEDQSSDSTQQDMEDTTEKRRRLSLSVMLSKPILALEFNCLNMNVEHPLIISQ; this is translated from the exons ATGGAAGCTGCTGTTGAAACTAAAACTTGTAGTGGTTATGGCAAACCCCCTTGGAGTTTCAAAGGCAG GGCCCTATATCAATTCCATCTTGTCAAGTCTGATCTCGCTCGATCTCTCATTCCCAAAGAGTTCACTTTAGTTGAAGCTTTTGG ATACACACTTGGTGGCTTCTTTCTTGCTAACTATGATCACACCCCTGCTGGAGTCTTCGACGAG TTAGTGGTGATTGCGGGAATTGTTTGGAATCCACCGACATCTTGCGC ATGGGCGTCCAAGGTTCTTGTGAACAGCAACGAGGCATGCATTCATGGAAGAAGG AGACTCGCAGCAAATGCAAGGGCAGAGGAAAGCAGAGGTAATCGGTTCCTGAACATGATTGGTTTAGGTCCTGCAAAGCCTAGTTCAAGGTTTCATTTGGATACTCAAGTGACTCAAATAACTAGCCCGGTGAATTTCAGTATCAATCTCCTGAGTTCCG TGCCTGAGAAGAATTCCAAAGGATGGCTGGGTCCGGTCATCAATATGTCACTTCCAAGCTTTAG TGGAAGAACTGAATATAATCCCAACCTTCTGAAATACTCTTGCCAAATTGAGTGCAG GGTGCGCGTAGTACAACCACTTGAGATATCTAGGCTATCTCCTACAGATGCAGAAGACCAGAGTTCAGATTCTACACAGCAAGATATGGAAGACACCACAGAAAAAAGAAGACGTTTGAGTCTTTCTGTGATGTTATCAAAGCCGATACTGGCTTTGGAATTCAATTGTTTGAACATGAATGTTGAACATCCCCTTATCATTTCTCAATGA
- the LOC110785763 gene encoding serine carboxypeptidase-like 45 isoform X1, whose protein sequence is MSWLAKKAMLMLVLVLIGITLTSGVMMMETDKITRLPGQPPVDFQHYSGYITISAAAAAHNQQHQTNQKALFYYFAEAQIDPLTKPLVLWLNGGPGCSSLGVGAFSENGPFRPTANRLVTNHYSWNKEANMLYLETPAGVGFSYSTNLSFYLTANDHSTARDNLAFLQKWFLKFPHYQNRSLFITGESYAGHYVPQLAELMLQHNNNKENMFNLKGIALGNPVLEFATDFNSRAEFFWSHGLISDSTYNVFTWACNYSRYVGEYYRGFVSPMCSKVMSLVSRETSRFVDKYDVTLDVCLPSIFSQSKLLTPHQVGETIDVCVEDEMLRYLNRRDVQKALHASLVGVNSWTVCSKTLDYEMLDLEKPTIHIIGNLIKAGIPVLVYSGDQDSVVPLTGSRTLVKRLANELKLNTSVPYRVWFVGMQVGGWTEVHGDVLSFATIRGASHEAPFSQPQRSLVLFKSFLEGKPLPEIF, encoded by the exons ATGAGTTGGCTAGCAAAGAAAGCAATGTTAATGTTGGTCCTTGTTTTAATCGGAATAACATTAACAAGTGGTGTAATGATGATGGAGACTGACAAAATAACAAGATTACCAGGGCAGCCTCCTGTCGATTTCCAGCATTACTCTGGTTATATAACCatttctgctgctgctgctgctcataatcaacaacatcaaaccaACCAAAAAGCTCTTTTTTACTACTTTGCTGAAGCTCAAATTGATCCTCTTACTAAACCTCTTGTTCTCTGGCTTAATGGAGGACCTGGTTGTTCATCACTTGGTGTTGGTGCTTTCTCTGAAAATGGTCCTTTTCGCCCTACCGCTAATCGCCTCGTTACCAATCACTACAGTTGGAACAAAG AAGCAAATATGCTCTACTTAGAAACCCCAGCAGGAGTTGGATTTTCTTATTCGActaatctttccttttatctaACTGCAAATGATCATAGCACAG CCAGGGACAATCTCGCGTTTCTGCAAAAATGGTTTCTCAAGTTCCCACATTATCAGAACAGGAGCTTGTTCATTACTGGGGAAAGCTATGCTG GTCATTATGTTCCCCAACTTGCTGAACTCATGCttcaacacaacaacaacaaggaaAACATGTTCAACTTGAAAGGAATTGCA TTGGGTAATCCAGTTCTGGAGTTCGCAACTGATTTCAATTCGCGGGCAGAGTTTTTCTGGTCTCATGGATTGATATCTGATTCCACTTACAATGTGTTTACTTGGGCTTGTAACTATTCACGTTATGTGGGGGAATATTACAGAGGATTTGTGTCACCAATGTGTTCAAAGGTGATGAGTTTAGTAAGCAGAGAAACCAGCAGATTTGTTGATAAATATGATGTTACCTTGGATGTTTGCTTGCCTTCTATATTCTCTCAATCCAAGCTCCTTACTCCCCAT CAAGTTGGTGAGACAATAGACGTTTGCGTGGAGGATGAAATGTTGAGATATTTAAATAGGCGAGATGTGCAAAAAGCCCTACATGCTTCTCTTGTAGGAGTGAATTCATGGACTGTTTGTAGCAA AACCCTGGATTACGAAATGCTTGACCTGGAGAAACCAACAATACATATTATTGGAAATCTCATAAAAGCAGGAATTCCTGTACTGGTATACAG TGGGGATCAAGATTCAGTGGTTCCTCTGACTGGAAGTAGAACACTAGTTAAAAGGCTGGCTAATGAGCTAAAACTAAACACAAGCGTACCTTACAGAGTCTGGTTTGTGGGGATGCAG GTTGGGGGTTGGACGGAAGTGCACGGAGATGTCCTATCATTTGCCACAATAAGGGGAGCATCTCATGAAGCTCCATTTTCTCAGCCTCAAAGATCCCTTGTTTTGTTTAAATCCTTTTTGGAGGGTAAGCCTCTCCCTGAAATATTCTGA